From the genome of Thauera chlorobenzoica:
ACCCGGCCGCTCGACCGCGGCAACCGGGTTGAACTGGAACGCCCGCCGCCCGCACCGGCTCCGGCCAAGCACGAGGCAGACGAGCGGGCGGCGCTGGACGAATCGCTGATTGCCCCGCTGACGTTCGAAGACCGTCTCGACATGGGCGACGAAGCCGCGTTTCTGCGCACCGGCCTGCCCCGCCGCGTGCTCACCGACCTGCGCCGCGGGCGCTGGGTGCTGCAGGGCCAGATCGACCTCCACGGGCTGACCCGCGACGAAGCGCGCGCCGCGCTCGGCCACTTCCTCCACGACAGTCTCGGTCAGGGCAAGCGCTGCATCCGCGTGATCCACGGCAAGGGCCACGGTTCGCCGGGGAAGGAATCGATCCTCAAGCAGCTCTCGCGCGGCTGGCTGGCCCAGCGCGAGGAGATCCTCGCCTTCTGCCAGGCCGGTCCGCACGAAGGCGGCAGCGGCGCCTTGCTGGTGCTGCTGCGCGCCCGCAATGCCGCACCGCGGCGCGCCAGGCCGGACTGAGCCCAAGCCCGCCTGCGGGCGGGCCGTGCCCCCGCAGGCGGGCTCGGGGCGGCCGGCTCAGATCGCGGCTTCGTTGGTTTCGCCGGTGCGGATGCGGATCACCTGCTCGACCGCCATCACGAAGATCTTGCCGTCGCCGATCTTGCCGGTATGCGCGGCCTTGATGATCGCTTCGACCGCAGGATCGACCATGTCGTCGGCGAGGACGAGCTCGACCTTGATCTTGGGCAGGAAGTCGACGACGTACTCCGCGCCGCGGTACAGCTCGGTATGCCCTTTCTGGCGGCCGAAGCCCTTCACTTCGGTCACCGTCAGGCCGGTGATCCCCACTTCGGAGAGGGCTTCACGCACCTCGTCCAGCTTGAACGGCTTGATGATCGCTTCGATCTTTTTCATCCCTTTCCTCCTTGTCGGATGTTTCAGAACTCGTCCTGGTAGCGCGACGTGATCGGGTAGCGCCAGTCCCGACCGAAGCCGCGCGGGGTGACGCGAATGCCGACCGGGGACTGGCGGCGCTTGTATTCGTTGCGCTTGAGCATCGCCACCGTGCGCCGGACCTCGGCCTCGGGGTAGCCAGCGGCGATGATCTCGCGCGGGGATTCGTCGCGCTCCATGTAGGCTTCGATGATCGCATCGAGCACTTCGTAGGGGGGCAGGCTGTCCTGGTCCTTCTGGTCGGGCTTGAGCTCGGCCGAAGGCGGACGGTCGATGATGTTCTGCGGGATCACCGGATCGACCGTGTTGCGCCAGTTCGACAGGCGGAACACGAAAGTCTTGTACAGATCCTTCAGCACCGCGAAGCCGCCGGCCATGTCGCCGTAGAGGGTGGCGTAGCCGGTGGCCATCTCGCTCTTGTTGCCGGTGGTGAGGACGATCGCGCCGGTCTTGTTCGATAGCGCCATCAGGATCATGCCGCGGATGCGGCTCTGCAGGTTTTCTTCGGTGGTGTCGGCGGGCAGACCGGCGAATTGCGGCGCGAGCAGCTCAGCGAACACCTTCATCGCCGGTTCGATCGGGATTTCGTCGTAGCGCACACCGAGCCGGCGCACCATTTCGCGCGAGTCGTCCAGGCTCATCTGCGCGGTGTAGGGCGAAGGCATCATCACCGCGCGCACCCGCTCCGCGCCCAGGGCGTCGACGGCGACGGCCAGGGTCAGCGCCGAGTCGATGCCTCCGGACAGGCCGATGATCGCCGATGGGAAGCGGTTCTTGCCCAGGTAGTCGCGCACGCCGGTCGTCAGCGCCGCATACACCTCGGCTTCGAGCGGGCGCGGCGGAATCCGCACCGTGCTCTGCCAGCGCCCGTCTTCCCAGCGCAGTACGTCGAGGCGTTCAGCGAACGTGCCCGCCTGGTAGGCCAGGGAGCCATCGCCATCTAGGGCGAAGGAGGCGCCGTCAAAAACCAGCTCGTCCTGGCCGCCCACCATGTTGCAGTACAGCACCGGGAGCCGGGTTTCGGTCACGCGCGCGCCCAGCACCTGCAGGCGCAGCGCCTGCTTGTTCATGTGATAGGGCGAGGCGTTGAGCGCGAGCAGCACCTGCGCGCCCGCCGCCTGTGCCGCGCGTGCCGGCCCCGGCTCCCAGACGTCGGCGCAGATGTTGATGCCGAAGCGCACGCCCTTGCATTCGAACACGCAGGGTGCGGCACCGGCCTCGAAGTAGCGTTCCTCGTCGAAGACTTCGTAGTTGGGCAGCAGGTTCTTGTGGTAGCTCGCGAGCACGCCGCGCCCGCGCAGCACCGAAGCGGTGTTGTAGCGCAAGCCGCCGGCCTCGGCCGGATGGCCGAGGACCACGGTGAGATCGGGGGCGGCGTCGGCGATGCGCTGTACTTCACGGGCGCAGGCGCGGTAGAAGTCGGGCCGCAGCAGCAGGTCTTCGGGCGGATAGCCGGACAGCGCGAGCTCGGGAGTGAGCACGATGTCGGCACCCGCGGCGCGCGCCTCGGCGACCGCGGCGATGATCCGGTCGGCGTTGCCGACGAGATCGCCGACGGTGAGATTGAGCTGGGCGACGGCGATGGTGACGGGGGAATGGGCGCTTGCATTCATCCTGGGATCTCGATTATTGCGCGGCAGCGACGCGACGCCCCGCTTGCGCGGGCACGGCGGCGATCGCGACAGGCGTAGTCATTGCGTCCCGCGGATCAGCGGCAGGGCGCGAAAGAAAGCGGTGATCGTCTTGGCGTCGGTGATCTCGCCGCCATGGATCCGGGCTTCGACCTCGGCGACCGGGAGGTGGAGTAGTTCGAGGAATTCGCCCTCGTCCCAGGCGTGGCCGACCTGCTCCAGGTGAGTGGCGTAGAAGATCTCGATGCGCTCATCGGAATAGCCGATGCAGGGGTGCATTACCCCGACATGATGCCAGCGGGCCGCCCGGTAGCCGGTTTCTTCACGCAGCTCGCGCACCGCGCAGGCAAGGGGAGCCTCGTTCGCATCGATCTTGCCGGCGGGCAGTTCGAGAAAGGCCCGGCGCAGCGGATAGCGGTACTGGCGTTCGAACACCAGCGTGCCGTCGTCGCGCAAGGCGACGACGACGACGGCGCCGGGGTGGCGGATGTACTCGCGCACGCCATTGCCCCCATCGGGCAGGCGGACGCGGTCGCGGCGGACATGAAGCAGCGCACCATCGAACACGCACTCGGTGGCCAGCTCGCATTCGTGCAGGGGATCGTCAAGGTCGGGGGCGCTCATGTTCCGATCCTAGCCGACCCGCGCCTCCCGCGCCACCGGCGACGGCGGGCGAGGAGCGCCACAGCGGGTGGGCAGCGCGGCGCGCCGGTCCAGCTTCTTACAGCGAGCCCAGCAGGGCGTAAGCACACAGCGACATCAGCATCTGCGGCGCGAGCCCGAGGGCGGCGATCGCCAGGCCATTGGCCGACAGCATCACGCGCACTTCGGCCGGAGCGCGGATCGGCGAGGCATCGACCGGTTCGTCAAAGTACATCACCTTGACCACGCGCAGGTAGTAGAAGGCGCCGATCACCGACATCACCACCGCGACCACGGCCAGCCACAGGTAACCGGCCGCGACCACCGCCTGCAACACCGACAGTTTGGCGAAGAAGCCGATGAAGAACGGCACCCCGGCCATCGAGAACATCACGAACAACATCATCAGCGCGTACCACGAGCTGCGCTTGTTGAGGCCCTTGAAGTCGTCGATGTTCTCGGCTTCGAAGCCGGCGCGCGAGAGCAGGATCAGCATGCCGAACGAGGCCAGGCTCATGATCACGTAGGACACGGCGTAGAACATCGCCGAGCTGTAGGCATTGAGGGCGAAGTGACGGTCGCCCTCGACGACGCCGGCGAGCAGACCCAGCAGCATGAAGCCCATGTGCGAGATGCCCGAGTAGGCGAGCATGCGCTTGATGTTCTGCTGCGCGATCGCGGCCAGATTGCCGAGCACGATCGAAGCCACGGCAACCAGCATCAGCATCACCTGCCACTCTTCGGCAAGGTCGAACAGGGCCCAGATCAGCAGGCGCACCGCCATCGCGAACGCCGCCAGCTTGGGCGCGGTGGCGATCACCAGGGTGACCGCGGTCGGGGCGCCCTGATAGACGTCGGGCACCCACATGTGGAAGGGCACGACGCCGAGCTTGAAGCAGATCCCGGCGACGAGGAAGACGAGACCGAACATCAGCACGGTCTGGTTCGCCGACTGGTTGTAGATCGCCTGGGCGATGGCGGAGAACTCCAGCGTGCCGGTCGCGCCATAGACCATCGACATGCCGTAGAGGAGCAGGCCGGAGGCCAGCGCGCCGAGCACGAAATACTTCATCGCGGCTTCGGTCGAGCGCGGGGAGTCGCGGTCGAAGGCGACCATCGTGTACAGCGCGAGCGACATCATCTCGAGGCCGATGTACATCGGCAGCATGTGGTTGGCGGTGACCATCACCATCATGCCCAGCGTCATCAGCAGCGCGAGCAGGTAGTACTCGGGCTTGTCGAGCTTGCGGTCGGCCAGATAGCCGCGGCCGTAGAGCAGCGCAATCGCGGTGGAGAAGTAGATCATCAGCTTCAGGAAGTCGCCCAGCAGGTCGCTGATGAAGAGGTTGCTGAAGGTGTAGACCACCTCGCCTTCCATCGTGAAGATGGTGATGAAGGCGGCCGCGATCAGGGTGAATTGAGTGAGGTGGTAGGCGAGCCCGCGCGCAATGCCGCGCGCGAAGGTGCTCGCCAGCATGATCACCAGGGCCATCACGGCGACGAAGATTTCGGCCGCTGCGGGGTAGAAGTCGGGGACGACGAAATTCATCTTCTGACCAGTCCGTTAAGTGTCTCTCGAACGCTCGGGGCGCTCAGAGCTTGCTCACGGCAACATGCCGCAGGAGTTCGTTGACCGAGGCGTGCATCACTTCGGTGAAAGGGAAGGGATACAGGCCCATCGCCAGCACACAGAATGCCAGGATCGCGAGGAAGGCGAATTCACGCCCGTTGATGTCGGTCAGCTCGGCCACATGCTGGTTGGCGATCTTGCCGAAGACGACGCGCTTGTACATCCACAGCGAATAGGCCGCACCGAGAATCAGGGTGATCGCGGCAGTGAAGCCGATCCAGAAGTTGAACTGGACCGCGCCGAGCACCACCATGAATTCACCGACGAAGCCGGAGGTGGCCGGCAGACCGGAGTTGGCCATCGCGAACAGCATGAAGAAGGCGGCGAACTTCGGCATCGTGTGCACCACCCCGCCGTAGTCGGCGATCTGGCGCGAGTGCATGCGGTCGTAGAGCACGCCGATGCACAGGAACATCGCGCCCGAGACGAAACCGTGGGAAATCATCTGCACCAGCGCGCCTTCGAGGCCGAGCGGATTGAAGATGAAGAAGCCCAGGGTGACGAAACCCATGTGCGAGATCGACGAATAGGCGACGAGCTTCTTCATGTCGGCCTGGACCAGGGCGACAAAGCCGATGTAGACCACCGCGATCAGCGACAGGGTGATCACCAGCGGCGCCATCTGCTGCGCGGCATCGGGCACGATCGGCAGCGAGAAGCGCAGGAAGCCGTAGGCGCCGAGCTTGAGCGCGATCGCCGCCAGCACCACCGAACCGCCGGTGGGCGCCTCGACGTGGGCATCGGGCAGCCAGGTATGCACCGGCCACATCGGCACCTTGACTCCGAAGGCGATCAGGAAGGCGAGGAAGATCAGCACCTGCGGCTCGATCGCCAGCGGCACCTGATGCCAGTCGAGAATGCTGAAGCTGCCGCCGGACTCCATGAACAGGTAGAGCAGCGCGATCAGCATCAGCAGCGAGCCGAGCAGGGTGTAGAGGAAGAACTTGATCGCCGCATAGACGCGGTTGGCGCCGCCCCAGATGCCGATGATCAGGTACAGCGGAATCAGCGAAGCTTCGAAGAAGACGTAGAACAGCACGCCGTCGAGCGCCGAGAAGATGCCGTTCATCAGCCCCGACATGATCAGGAAGCCCGCCATGTACTGCGCGACCTTGTCCTGGATCACCTGCCAGCCCGCCATCACCACGAGGATGGTGATGAAGGCGTTGAGGATCACGAACAGCACCGACAGACCATCGACGCCGAGGTGGTAGTTGATGTTGAAGCGCGGCACCCACGGCATCAGTTCGCTGAACTGCATCGCGCTGGTGCTGGCATCGAAGCCGGTGTAGAGCGGAATGGTCACGACAAAGCCAGCCACCGCGACCGCGAAGGCGAGCATCCGCGCCAGCGGGGCATTGCGATCCGAGCCGGTGGCCAGCACCAGCAGGCCGCCGAAAATCGGCACCCAGATCGCCAGACTGAGGAGAGGAATGTCCGTCATCGTTGCTTTCCGTTCAGTGCGCCAGAGAGGGCGCGTTCGATCTTGTTATGTGTTTCCGTTCCTGCGTGCACACTGCGCACCCATCTCAGCCACGGTTGAACCAGTAGGTGAGGAGCACGAACACGCCGATGATCATCATGAAGGCGTACTGGTACAGGTGGCCGGTCTGGAACAGGCGCGACATCTGCGCGACCCAGCCCACCAGCCTTGCCGAGCCATTGACCGCGATGCCATCGATCAGGCCCTGATCGCCGGCTTTCCACAGTCCCTTGCCGAGCACGCGGGCGCCGCCGGCGAAGACGATCTCGTTGAAACGGTCGAAGAAGTACTTGTTCTCGAGCAGGCTGTGGATCGGCTTGAAGATGCGCTGGATCGCGGCCGGAATGTCCGGACGGACCAGGTAGAAGAACCAGGCCAGCACCACCCCGCCCATCGCCAGCCAGAACGGCGCGGTCTGCAGGCCGTGCACCGCCATCGCCACCGGACCATGGAAGGCCGCTTCGAGCTCCTTCAGGCCGACGTGGTTGTCGCCGACGAAGATCACGCCCTTGAACCATTCGCCGAACAGCATCGGCTCGATGGTGAAGAAGCCGATCAGCACCGAGGGGATGGCGAGCAGGGCCAGCGGCAGCGTCACCACCCAGGGCGACTCGTGCGGCTTCTGCCCCGGCGCGAGGCCATGGTGATGGTCGGCCGAAGGTTCCTCGTCGTCGTGATCGCCGTGGTGGTCGTGATGCCCGTGCGCGTTGCCGAAGCGCTCCTTGCCGTGGAAGACCAGGAAGTACATGCGGAACGAGTAGAAGGCGGTGACGAACACCCCCAGCAGGACGCAGAACAGGGCATAGCCGGCGCCGGGGATGGTCGACGCATGGACCGCCTCGATGATCGAGTCCTTGGAGTAGAAGCCGGCAAAGAAGGGGAAGCCGATCAGGGCCAGCGAACCGAGCAGCGAGGTGAGCCAGGTGACCGGCATGTACTTCCACAGCCCGCCCATGTTGCGCATGTCCTGGTCGTGGTGCATGCCGATGATCACCGAGCCGGCGCCGAGGAACAGCAGGGCCTTGAAGAAGGCGTGGGTCATCAGGTGGAACACCGCCGCCGAGTAGGCCGACACGCCCAGGGCCACGGTCATGTAGCCGAGCTGGGACAGCGTCGAGTAGGCGACGACGCGCTTGATGTCGTTCTGGACGATGCCGAGAAAGCCCATGAACAGCGCGGTGGTGGCGCCGATCACCAGGACGAAGGACAGCGCCGCGTCGGAC
Proteins encoded in this window:
- a CDS encoding P-II family nitrogen regulator, with the translated sequence MKKIEAIIKPFKLDEVREALSEVGITGLTVTEVKGFGRQKGHTELYRGAEYVVDFLPKIKVELVLADDMVDPAVEAIIKAAHTGKIGDGKIFVMAVEQVIRIRTGETNEAAI
- a CDS encoding NAD+ synthase yields the protein MNASAHSPVTIAVAQLNLTVGDLVGNADRIIAAVAEARAAGADIVLTPELALSGYPPEDLLLRPDFYRACAREVQRIADAAPDLTVVLGHPAEAGGLRYNTASVLRGRGVLASYHKNLLPNYEVFDEERYFEAGAAPCVFECKGVRFGINICADVWEPGPARAAQAAGAQVLLALNASPYHMNKQALRLQVLGARVTETRLPVLYCNMVGGQDELVFDGASFALDGDGSLAYQAGTFAERLDVLRWEDGRWQSTVRIPPRPLEAEVYAALTTGVRDYLGKNRFPSAIIGLSGGIDSALTLAVAVDALGAERVRAVMMPSPYTAQMSLDDSREMVRRLGVRYDEIPIEPAMKVFAELLAPQFAGLPADTTEENLQSRIRGMILMALSNKTGAIVLTTGNKSEMATGYATLYGDMAGGFAVLKDLYKTFVFRLSNWRNTVDPVIPQNIIDRPPSAELKPDQKDQDSLPPYEVLDAIIEAYMERDESPREIIAAGYPEAEVRRTVAMLKRNEYKRRQSPVGIRVTPRGFGRDWRYPITSRYQDEF
- a CDS encoding NUDIX domain-containing protein encodes the protein MSAPDLDDPLHECELATECVFDGALLHVRRDRVRLPDGGNGVREYIRHPGAVVVVALRDDGTLVFERQYRYPLRRAFLELPAGKIDANEAPLACAVRELREETGYRAARWHHVGVMHPCIGYSDERIEIFYATHLEQVGHAWDEGEFLELLHLPVAEVEARIHGGEITDAKTITAFFRALPLIRGTQ
- the nuoN gene encoding NADH-quinone oxidoreductase subunit NuoN; translated protein: MNFVVPDFYPAAAEIFVAVMALVIMLASTFARGIARGLAYHLTQFTLIAAAFITIFTMEGEVVYTFSNLFISDLLGDFLKLMIYFSTAIALLYGRGYLADRKLDKPEYYLLALLMTLGMMVMVTANHMLPMYIGLEMMSLALYTMVAFDRDSPRSTEAAMKYFVLGALASGLLLYGMSMVYGATGTLEFSAIAQAIYNQSANQTVLMFGLVFLVAGICFKLGVVPFHMWVPDVYQGAPTAVTLVIATAPKLAAFAMAVRLLIWALFDLAEEWQVMLMLVAVASIVLGNLAAIAQQNIKRMLAYSGISHMGFMLLGLLAGVVEGDRHFALNAYSSAMFYAVSYVIMSLASFGMLILLSRAGFEAENIDDFKGLNKRSSWYALMMLFVMFSMAGVPFFIGFFAKLSVLQAVVAAGYLWLAVVAVVMSVIGAFYYLRVVKVMYFDEPVDASPIRAPAEVRVMLSANGLAIAALGLAPQMLMSLCAYALLGSL
- a CDS encoding NADH-quinone oxidoreductase subunit M, yielding MTDIPLLSLAIWVPIFGGLLVLATGSDRNAPLARMLAFAVAVAGFVVTIPLYTGFDASTSAMQFSELMPWVPRFNINYHLGVDGLSVLFVILNAFITILVVMAGWQVIQDKVAQYMAGFLIMSGLMNGIFSALDGVLFYVFFEASLIPLYLIIGIWGGANRVYAAIKFFLYTLLGSLLMLIALLYLFMESGGSFSILDWHQVPLAIEPQVLIFLAFLIAFGVKVPMWPVHTWLPDAHVEAPTGGSVVLAAIALKLGAYGFLRFSLPIVPDAAQQMAPLVITLSLIAVVYIGFVALVQADMKKLVAYSSISHMGFVTLGFFIFNPLGLEGALVQMISHGFVSGAMFLCIGVLYDRMHSRQIADYGGVVHTMPKFAAFFMLFAMANSGLPATSGFVGEFMVVLGAVQFNFWIGFTAAITLILGAAYSLWMYKRVVFGKIANQHVAELTDINGREFAFLAILAFCVLAMGLYPFPFTEVMHASVNELLRHVAVSKL
- the nuoL gene encoding NADH-quinone oxidoreductase subunit L yields the protein MTDMQTLYLLVPLAPLAGAILAGLFGKTIGRAGAHTATILGVAIAFALSVVIYQDVAAGNTFNGTLYTWMVAGGITFEVGFLIDSLTVMMMLVVTFVSLMVHIYTIGYMAEDPGYQRFFSYISLFTFSMLMLVMSNNFLQLFFGWEAVGLVSYLLIGFWYDRPTAIYANLKAFLVNRVGDFGFLLGIGLIVAYTGSLNYAEVFAQAQELSVTEMAVTGWPLITAICICLFIGAMGKSAQVPLHVWLPDSMEGPTPISALIHAATMVTAGIFMVARMSPLFELSDAALSFVLVIGATTALFMGFLGIVQNDIKRVVAYSTLSQLGYMTVALGVSAYSAAVFHLMTHAFFKALLFLGAGSVIIGMHHDQDMRNMGGLWKYMPVTWLTSLLGSLALIGFPFFAGFYSKDSIIEAVHASTIPGAGYALFCVLLGVFVTAFYSFRMYFLVFHGKERFGNAHGHHDHHGDHDDEEPSADHHHGLAPGQKPHESPWVVTLPLALLAIPSVLIGFFTIEPMLFGEWFKGVIFVGDNHVGLKELEAAFHGPVAMAVHGLQTAPFWLAMGGVVLAWFFYLVRPDIPAAIQRIFKPIHSLLENKYFFDRFNEIVFAGGARVLGKGLWKAGDQGLIDGIAVNGSARLVGWVAQMSRLFQTGHLYQYAFMMIIGVFVLLTYWFNRG